One Streptomyces coeruleorubidus DNA segment encodes these proteins:
- a CDS encoding dodecin: MTNHTYRVTEIVGTSPDGVDQAIRNGIGRASVTLRNLDWFEVTQVRGQLEDGRIAHWQVGLKVGFRLEEAE; this comes from the coding sequence ATGACGAACCACACCTACCGGGTCACGGAGATCGTCGGCACCTCCCCCGACGGCGTCGACCAGGCCATCCGCAACGGCATCGGCCGGGCATCGGTGACCCTGCGCAACCTGGACTGGTTCGAGGTGACGCAGGTGCGCGGCCAGCTCGAGGACGGGCGGATCGCGCACTGGCAGGTGGGGCTGAAGGTGGGCTTCCGGCTGGAGGAGGCCGAGTAG